In the genome of Actinomadura graeca, one region contains:
- a CDS encoding amino acid ABC transporter permease, which produces MTNARPVTAKAAAALPGGARPPKTPAFRTTLERLWRSQRRTDWVLTALVVLIAVAAGNSVARNDNFEWGVVGDYLFSRPLMLGLGRTLQLTGLSTAVGFVLGVVLAVMRLSRSPLPVAASSLYIWFFRGTPLLVQLVFWFNLGALYQQLSLGIPFGPTLLTGDANDLITPMSAAVLGLGLNAGAYMSEIVRAGIQSIHHGQTEAAQAMGLSGLATMRYVVLPQAMRVIVPPIANEVISMLKYSSLVSVLAVPELLYSAQLIYARNFKTIPLLITISVWYLAITTVLTIFQHFLERRYARGVRVAGRSRSATSATAIEPGADIPGISKAARPAGAPPTSGEDR; this is translated from the coding sequence ATGACCAACGCGAGACCAGTAACGGCGAAGGCCGCCGCCGCGCTGCCGGGTGGCGCGCGACCGCCCAAGACGCCGGCGTTCAGAACCACGCTGGAGCGGCTCTGGCGCTCGCAGCGGCGCACCGACTGGGTGCTGACCGCCCTCGTGGTGCTGATCGCCGTGGCGGCGGGCAACTCCGTCGCCCGCAACGACAATTTCGAATGGGGGGTCGTCGGCGACTACCTGTTCTCCCGGCCGCTGATGCTGGGCCTCGGCCGCACCCTGCAACTCACCGGGCTCAGCACGGCCGTCGGATTCGTCCTCGGCGTGGTGCTCGCCGTCATGCGCCTGTCGAGGTCCCCGCTGCCCGTCGCCGCGAGTTCCCTCTACATCTGGTTCTTCCGGGGCACGCCCCTGCTCGTCCAGCTGGTGTTCTGGTTCAACCTCGGTGCGCTCTACCAGCAGCTGAGCCTCGGGATCCCGTTCGGGCCGACGCTCCTGACGGGCGACGCCAACGACCTGATCACGCCGATGAGCGCCGCGGTCCTCGGACTCGGGCTGAACGCGGGCGCCTACATGTCGGAGATCGTCAGAGCCGGGATCCAGTCCATCCACCACGGCCAGACCGAGGCCGCCCAAGCCATGGGCCTGTCCGGGCTGGCGACGATGCGCTACGTGGTGCTGCCGCAGGCGATGCGCGTCATCGTGCCGCCGATCGCCAACGAGGTGATCAGCATGCTGAAGTACTCCTCGCTGGTCAGCGTGCTCGCGGTGCCGGAACTGCTGTACTCCGCGCAGCTCATCTACGCGCGCAACTTCAAGACGATCCCGCTGCTGATCACCATCAGCGTCTGGTATCTCGCGATCACCACCGTGCTCACGATCTTCCAGCACTTCCTGGAGCGCCGCTACGCCCGCGGCGTGCGCGTGGCCGGCCGGTCCCGCAGCGCGACGTCCGCGACCGCGATCGAGCCCGGCGCCGACATCCCCGGCATCTCCAAGGCCGCGCGTCCAGCCGGTGCCCCACCCACCTCTGGAGAAGACCGATGA